From one Thermoplasmata archaeon genomic stretch:
- the hflX gene encoding GTPase HflX — translation MDEKRAILVSREQDAEFLSLAESLNFNILETVYFKEYTAKYFISFGKLEYIKKIEKLYNAEIVVINGDLKSTQWYNLEKELDIEVEDRIRLIIEIFRDRAQSTEARLETELAKLKYEVPLLKEWVHKSKKGEHPGFMAAGEYDASQYLDHIKKKMKKINDTLEKIKKQRDIQRKNRNEKGYFLVSLAGYTNSGKSTLMKALSGEEVLIEGRMFSTLVPKIAKVKLKQKVLITDTVGFIKDIPPWLIESFSATLEEIYRSDLVLLIIDGTDPLDIFNKKFDLSYQILKEHSKSKIITIINKIDLKPSDIESKIEYIQNFGTEIILISAKQNEHIEEVLEAIEQSIEFDKEYDLAIRDNVDYSPLLSFIYEYGKLIKIEKKDKYYIKFKMNSKYNKKLHDLNYIFYSD, via the coding sequence ATGGATGAAAAAAGAGCAATATTAGTTAGTAGAGAACAAGATGCAGAATTTTTATCTCTTGCAGAATCTTTGAATTTCAATATTTTGGAAACTGTGTATTTTAAAGAGTACACTGCCAAATACTTTATCAGCTTCGGAAAGCTTGAATATATAAAAAAAATAGAGAAATTATACAATGCTGAGATAGTAGTTATTAACGGAGATTTGAAGTCTACTCAATGGTATAATCTTGAAAAAGAGCTGGATATAGAAGTTGAAGATCGAATCAGACTAATTATTGAGATATTTAGAGATAGGGCACAAAGCACTGAAGCAAGGTTAGAAACTGAGCTGGCTAAACTGAAGTATGAGGTTCCGCTGCTGAAAGAATGGGTGCATAAATCTAAAAAAGGAGAGCATCCAGGATTTATGGCAGCTGGAGAATATGATGCTTCACAGTATCTAGATCACATAAAGAAAAAGATGAAGAAGATAAATGACACACTTGAAAAGATAAAAAAACAGAGAGATATACAGAGAAAAAATAGAAATGAAAAAGGCTATTTTCTAGTTAGCCTGGCTGGATATACAAACAGCGGTAAAAGCACATTAATGAAAGCTTTGTCTGGGGAAGAGGTATTAATAGAAGGACGTATGTTTTCAACGTTAGTTCCAAAAATAGCGAAGGTAAAATTAAAACAAAAAGTGCTAATTACAGACACTGTCGGTTTTATTAAAGATATACCACCTTGGTTAATCGAATCTTTTAGCGCTACGTTAGAAGAGATATACAGGTCTGATCTTGTGCTTTTGATTATTGATGGAACTGATCCTTTAGATATCTTTAATAAAAAATTCGATCTGTCCTATCAGATTCTAAAAGAGCACTCTAAATCCAAGATAATTACAATAATAAATAAAATAGACTTAAAACCTTCAGATATAGAGAGCAAAATTGAATATATTCAAAATTTTGGTACAGAGATAATACTGATATCTGCAAAGCAAAATGAACATATTGAGGAGGTATTAGAGGCTATTGAACAATCTATTGAATTTGATAAAGAATATGATTTGGCAATTAGAGATAATGTAGATTACAGCCCTTTATTATCTTTCATATATGAATACGGAAAGTTAATCAAAATTGAAAAAAAGGATAAATATTATATTAAATTTAAAATGAATTCTAAATACAATAAAAAACTGCATGATCTAAATTATATATTCTATTCAGATTAA
- a CDS encoding MFS transporter has protein sequence MYKYGFKNLDKRLWYLAITRFIRSSGRVSSFIFLPLVFVFVYNISFLETGIFLGFAILIMSIVQFYSGIWTDKIGRRFFLIMVPFPTAALYFLMFYIVYFRINFIFIILAWYGTIISNALQYPAIEASVADITTEYERLSGYTLIRILTNVGAAIGPLLGAILAYFNYSYIFLIASLSTVVEGIILYIYFKETYFPKKYEKPAFSYQIFKADKFFVVFILIGVILGFALRQNGPALTLYAFDLNNLPIIDIGYIYSLNGLIVIALQMPFLKIMSRSGSPVFWRGISSLFYAIGFAFLAFSTNLISILFVMGIFTIGEDFMAPTTQTIITTIAPKNLKGTYIGTYNLITSMGRFLGSFLGLYLLYILKNVSYIFWIYIAIITFIAGISYFLSINLFKIRTNKKEALSSE, from the coding sequence ATGTATAAATATGGATTTAAGAACCTGGATAAGCGATTGTGGTACCTTGCGATCACTAGATTTATCAGATCTTCTGGGAGAGTGTCCTCGTTTATATTCCTGCCATTAGTCTTTGTATTTGTTTATAATATTTCTTTTTTGGAAACAGGTATATTCCTTGGATTTGCGATTTTGATAATGAGCATAGTACAGTTTTATTCAGGAATATGGACTGACAAAATAGGGCGCAGATTTTTCTTAATAATGGTTCCATTTCCAACAGCAGCACTATATTTTTTAATGTTTTATATCGTTTATTTCAGGATAAATTTCATTTTTATAATATTGGCATGGTACGGTACAATTATATCGAACGCTCTGCAATACCCTGCTATAGAAGCTTCAGTCGCAGATATAACGACAGAGTATGAGAGGCTGTCTGGATATACATTGATCCGTATACTAACAAATGTGGGTGCGGCAATAGGGCCATTGCTCGGAGCAATACTGGCTTATTTTAATTATTCATATATTTTCTTGATAGCCTCATTATCAACAGTTGTAGAAGGCATAATTCTCTATATATATTTTAAAGAAACTTATTTTCCTAAAAAATATGAAAAACCAGCATTTTCATATCAGATTTTTAAGGCTGACAAATTTTTTGTAGTTTTTATATTAATTGGCGTTATCTTGGGGTTCGCGCTAAGACAAAACGGGCCAGCACTTACGTTATATGCATTTGATCTCAATAACCTACCGATAATTGATATTGGATATATTTATTCGTTAAATGGATTGATTGTAATTGCATTGCAGATGCCTTTTTTAAAGATCATGTCTAGGAGCGGATCCCCTGTGTTCTGGAGAGGCATTTCTTCATTATTTTATGCTATTGGCTTTGCATTTCTGGCTTTTTCCACTAATCTAATCTCTATACTCTTTGTTATGGGAATATTCACTATCGGCGAAGATTTTATGGCTCCTACTACACAAACGATTATTACGACTATAGCTCCTAAAAATTTAAAAGGTACCTATATCGGTACCTATAATCTAATAACAAGTATGGGCAGGTTTTTAGGCTCTTTTCTGGGCTTGTACTTATTATACATTCTTAAAAATGTTTCGTATATATTCTGGATTTATATTGCAATAATTACATTTATTGCCGGTATTTCATACTTTTTAAGCATTAACCTCTTTAAAATTAGAACAAATAAAAAAGAAGCTTTATCATCGGAATAG
- a CDS encoding helix-turn-helix domain-containing protein, which produces MNMELEEKIAGEIVLSDHPGLTIKKWREQFKVSQQELSKIMKISSSVISDYETGRRKSPGVSVVKRIVASIILVDKNKGGEIIKRYTESYGSDAILDIREFKSGIKASEIVEKIEGKNYTENIDLSRILFGYTIIDSIKAILSFNAYDYLKIYGWSNERALIFEGVKYGRSPLIAIRAHPLKPALIVFARPDNVDPLAIKLAELENIPLVSTKLDIDTLINRLRKI; this is translated from the coding sequence ATGAATATGGAACTCGAGGAAAAAATTGCCGGCGAGATAGTTCTGTCAGATCATCCGGGATTAACTATCAAAAAATGGCGTGAACAATTTAAAGTTTCCCAACAGGAATTATCTAAGATCATGAAGATATCTTCATCTGTAATAAGCGACTATGAAACTGGCCGTAGAAAATCACCCGGAGTATCGGTGGTTAAAAGGATAGTTGCTTCCATAATACTCGTTGATAAAAACAAAGGTGGAGAAATTATAAAGAGATATACAGAGTCATATGGGTCAGATGCTATCCTGGATATAAGAGAGTTTAAGAGTGGTATTAAAGCATCTGAAATTGTTGAAAAAATAGAGGGTAAAAACTATACAGAAAACATAGATCTCTCGCGAATACTTTTTGGGTACACAATTATTGATAGCATAAAGGCTATTTTAAGTTTCAATGCATATGATTATTTGAAAATATATGGATGGAGTAATGAACGTGCCTTAATTTTTGAAGGGGTAAAATATGGAAGATCGCCATTAATAGCAATCAGGGCTCACCCTCTAAAGCCAGCATTGATAGTCTTTGCCAGACCAGATAATGTTGATCCTCTGGCAATTAAGCTGGCAGAGCTTGAAAATATACCCCTTGTATCTACAAAATTAGATATAGATACCCTGATAAACAGGCTTAGAAAAATTTAG
- a CDS encoding aldo/keto reductase, with protein MGDLIKLGSSDLMISPIGIGTWQAGMRDWGTNYTKNDIIAAIEKSVENGVNFIDTAELYGDGVSESIVGEALKKLDESVIIATKVKGENLKYDKVLKAADSSLKRLGVKTIDLYQIHYPNFFVNIKETMKAMELLVKQGKIRYIGVSNFPVKWLKKAEYALSTEKIVSDQIRFNIIQNVAEKEIIPYCKKKNISVIAWSPIAKGILTDKYYKKTFELYKSRKRDRLITDRNLSVLEPLFRGLTEIGSKYNRTISQVSLNWIISKGNIAIPGAKNEEQAILNAGAMNWRLEEEDIKKIDSLSANLKIKEGMYSKVINWFYK; from the coding sequence ATGGGTGATTTGATTAAATTAGGATCCTCAGATTTGATGATATCGCCAATAGGCATAGGTACCTGGCAGGCAGGTATGAGAGACTGGGGCACAAATTACACAAAGAATGATATAATTGCTGCTATTGAAAAGAGCGTTGAAAACGGCGTGAATTTTATAGATACAGCCGAATTATATGGAGATGGAGTATCAGAGAGCATCGTGGGAGAGGCACTAAAAAAATTAGATGAATCAGTTATTATAGCTACAAAGGTAAAGGGTGAGAACCTGAAGTATGATAAAGTTCTCAAAGCTGCAGATTCAAGCTTAAAAAGGTTAGGAGTAAAAACTATAGACCTGTATCAGATTCATTATCCTAATTTTTTTGTAAATATCAAAGAAACAATGAAGGCTATGGAGCTTCTGGTTAAACAAGGGAAAATAAGGTACATAGGAGTGAGCAATTTCCCTGTAAAATGGCTAAAAAAGGCAGAATATGCTCTATCGACTGAAAAGATTGTGTCTGATCAGATCAGGTTTAATATCATACAAAATGTTGCAGAAAAAGAGATCATACCGTACTGCAAGAAAAAAAATATCTCTGTGATAGCTTGGAGCCCAATTGCAAAAGGAATTTTAACGGACAAATATTACAAAAAAACTTTTGAGCTATATAAATCTAGAAAGAGAGATCGTCTCATAACAGATAGAAACTTATCTGTGCTTGAACCTCTTTTTAGGGGGTTAACTGAAATAGGATCTAAATATAACAGGACAATTTCCCAGGTTTCTTTAAACTGGATTATTTCTAAAGGTAACATTGCAATACCGGGCGCAAAAAATGAGGAGCAGGCAATCTTGAATGCGGGAGCGATGAACTGGCGGCTTGAAGAAGAAGATATTAAAAAAATAGACTCGCTTTCTGCGAACTTAAAAATAAAAGAGGGAATGTATTCTAAAGTTATAAATTGGTTCTATAAATGA
- a CDS encoding folylpolyglutamate synthase/dihydrofolate synthase family protein, with protein sequence MDDLEYLYSLSRYGIKLGLSTMQNFVSELQNPQLSFKSFHVTGTNGKGSTCTMLYSILKNKYRTGLYTSPHILDFNERIIAMDQLIENSYMSNWIQEKKPVIERFAKEGSQPTFFEVTTAMAFDYFKSKNVEYAVIEVGMGGRLDATNIIVPETAGITSISFDHTDKLGDTLTDIAREKGGIIKSKKPVVFGQIAQEPLETLKKIAREKGAPYFTIAELYKPKQVEISESGTSFYVEGMKNNYNVFISVPGEYQINNALVSLGMLELSSTDISKNDIEAGFRNFKINGRFEIKSRSPLIIFDVAHNPGAAKVLVNTIKKFYKKEPLLLVTQLKDKNSLEFLKVLSKVSQSIIVTEVKDVRKKDVELLKEEAKKFFKNVYAFKNPVEAYKFAIDSSDFIVVTGSFYLLGELEEWMKKEQY encoded by the coding sequence ATGGATGATTTAGAGTATCTATATTCACTATCCAGGTACGGGATAAAACTAGGATTAAGTACGATGCAGAATTTTGTTTCTGAACTCCAAAATCCGCAATTATCTTTCAAATCTTTTCATGTCACTGGTACCAATGGAAAGGGTTCTACCTGCACTATGCTTTACTCTATTCTTAAAAATAAGTATCGAACAGGGCTTTATACTTCGCCGCACATACTGGATTTTAATGAACGAATTATAGCAATGGATCAACTTATAGAGAATTCATACATGAGTAATTGGATCCAGGAAAAAAAACCGGTCATCGAAAGGTTTGCAAAAGAAGGATCTCAGCCAACATTTTTTGAGGTAACGACAGCTATGGCATTTGATTATTTTAAGAGTAAGAACGTTGAATATGCGGTAATAGAAGTGGGGATGGGTGGTAGACTTGATGCAACAAATATAATAGTTCCAGAAACCGCAGGAATCACATCCATATCATTTGACCATACCGATAAATTAGGAGATACCTTAACGGACATTGCACGTGAAAAAGGAGGTATTATAAAATCAAAAAAGCCAGTAGTATTTGGGCAAATAGCCCAAGAACCTCTAGAAACGCTTAAAAAAATAGCCAGAGAGAAAGGTGCCCCATATTTTACTATTGCTGAGTTATATAAGCCTAAGCAGGTAGAGATATCTGAATCAGGAACCAGTTTTTACGTAGAGGGGATGAAAAATAACTATAATGTGTTTATTTCAGTTCCTGGTGAGTATCAGATAAATAATGCCCTAGTATCTCTCGGTATGTTAGAGTTGTCCAGTACAGATATATCTAAAAATGATATAGAGGCTGGTTTTAGAAATTTCAAAATTAATGGTAGATTCGAAATAAAGAGCAGATCACCCTTAATTATATTTGATGTTGCTCATAATCCAGGAGCAGCCAAAGTGCTAGTTAATACGATTAAAAAATTTTATAAAAAAGAACCACTATTGCTTGTAACCCAGCTAAAAGACAAAAACTCATTGGAATTTCTCAAGGTTTTAAGCAAGGTGTCCCAGAGCATAATAGTAACCGAAGTTAAAGATGTACGGAAAAAAGATGTAGAATTATTGAAAGAAGAAGCAAAAAAGTTTTTTAAAAACGTGTATGCTTTTAAGAATCCAGTTGAAGCGTACAAATTTGCGATTGATAGCTCAGATTTTATAGTGGTAACTGGATCTTTTTATTTATTGGGAGAGCTAGAAGAATGGATGAAAAAAGAGCAATATTAG
- a CDS encoding TrpB-like pyridoxal phosphate-dependent enzyme → MKNRIDLSQDLMPEYWYNIVPELPTELPAPIDKSGKSFETLKSVLPAKVLAHEFSSETKVRIPEEIRDLYYQIGRPTPIIRARKFEKFLDAPIEIYLKMESYTYSGSHKINSAIPQVYFAKEENSELVTTETGAGQWGAAVALASALSDIKAEIFMVRASYEQKAYRRTLMQMYGSKVNSSPSELTEIGKMLLKNKENRPGSLGMAISEAVEYALKHNGRYAVGSVVNADILYKTIAGLEAKIQLESEGIEPDYIVGVVGGGSNYSGLAFPFYKSYKNAKFIAAGSLEVPKMTKGIYKYDYPDTGMILPLLKMYSIGSDFVPPPIYAGGLRYHAVAPSLSLLINNGVVETRDYDQDTSFSYAHLFTKIEGYVPAPETAHALPIIKEIAKEAKKENRKKRILVSFSGHGLLDLGSYETLFKK, encoded by the coding sequence ATGAAAAACAGAATAGATTTAAGTCAGGATTTGATGCCAGAGTATTGGTATAACATAGTGCCAGAGTTACCGACAGAGCTACCTGCACCAATTGATAAGTCTGGTAAAAGCTTTGAAACTCTAAAAAGTGTATTGCCCGCTAAAGTACTTGCCCACGAATTCTCCAGTGAGACGAAGGTTAGGATCCCGGAAGAGATTCGAGACTTATACTATCAGATTGGCAGACCAACACCGATAATACGGGCTAGAAAGTTTGAAAAATTTTTAGATGCCCCTATCGAAATTTATTTGAAAATGGAGTCATACACGTACAGTGGCTCTCATAAAATTAACAGTGCCATCCCTCAGGTTTATTTTGCGAAAGAAGAGAATTCAGAGTTAGTAACCACTGAAACCGGTGCCGGTCAATGGGGTGCTGCAGTGGCTTTGGCTTCAGCTCTAAGCGATATAAAGGCTGAGATTTTTATGGTTAGAGCATCGTACGAACAGAAAGCTTACAGGAGAACTCTTATGCAGATGTATGGGTCAAAAGTAAATTCAAGTCCTTCCGAGCTAACAGAAATTGGAAAAATGCTATTAAAAAACAAGGAAAATAGGCCTGGAAGCCTTGGTATGGCTATCAGTGAAGCAGTAGAATATGCATTAAAGCATAATGGTAGATATGCAGTAGGAAGTGTAGTCAATGCAGATATATTATACAAAACAATTGCTGGTTTGGAAGCAAAGATTCAGCTTGAGTCTGAAGGTATAGAACCAGATTATATTGTTGGGGTCGTTGGAGGCGGTTCTAACTATTCTGGACTAGCGTTTCCTTTTTATAAAAGCTATAAAAATGCAAAATTTATAGCTGCGGGATCACTTGAAGTGCCAAAAATGACAAAAGGAATATATAAATATGATTATCCGGACACAGGTATGATCTTGCCACTGCTTAAAATGTACAGTATAGGCTCAGATTTTGTTCCTCCTCCCATATATGCTGGTGGCTTGAGATACCATGCTGTAGCTCCTAGCTTGAGTTTGCTTATAAACAATGGGGTAGTTGAAACGAGAGACTATGACCAGGACACATCATTTAGTTATGCCCATCTTTTTACAAAGATAGAAGGATATGTTCCTGCACCTGAAACCGCACATGCGTTGCCGATCATAAAAGAAATTGCAAAGGAGGCTAAAAAAGAGAACCGGAAAAAGAGAATTCTGGTAAGTTTCTCAGGACATGGACTTCTTGACCTGGGAAGTTATGAAACATTATTCAAAAAATAG
- a CDS encoding MFS transporter: MEDEKLSLDNLPLSNFHIKMLLLSAAGVFLDGYDLFIISVALLFIKPLWLNSSLGSPNTIAVYTGLLASSALIGMFVGAVTLGHFTDKYGRKAMYVIDLIFFVIFGFLSAISQNIFELILFRILLGIGIGADYPISSTYISEFAPAKYRGRIVSLTFMFWGIGSLTAAAVGLSMVSLGPDAWRWMLFSGVLPAIVVILLRTRMPESPRWLISQGERKKANEVINDLEARAGVVKSTEKYNLKVPETDKVKASMLLSPFYIRRTIFSWLPWFFMDIAVYGIGIFLPTILLGLGFKTHFASIEGTALLDIFGIIGFIIAMFLIDRVGRLKLQAFGFLGMALSLIILAFAYPTTILAMFVLFAIFQLSMNAGPNTTTWVIATELFPTRLRATGQGTSTAFSRMGAITGVFLLPIILELFGVVPMLLFVSIAAIIGLVLTVSLGEETKNLSLEDASMLFREFSKLIDELLTNMRASAKELYEMVSSYDNLKIRQKKIKSIEHDNDEVVHNIFNKLNRSLSAPIDVIDIAALSNAIDDIIDFIEATSNRIVLYEIKENTPEMIALTEIIVKSTEQLEIALKEIRKIRIGDYQDIIIKCKEIHTLENYADDILDSALGELFKQSDPINILKLKEIYEYLEAVTDKCEDVADVIMDLTVKYS; encoded by the coding sequence TTGGAAGATGAAAAGTTAAGTTTAGATAATTTACCACTTTCAAACTTTCATATTAAAATGCTTCTGCTTTCTGCAGCAGGAGTATTTTTGGATGGCTACGATCTGTTTATAATCTCCGTAGCACTTCTCTTCATAAAGCCATTATGGTTAAACAGCAGTTTGGGCAGTCCCAATACTATTGCAGTTTACACAGGGTTACTTGCATCTTCCGCATTGATCGGTATGTTTGTCGGCGCAGTTACTTTAGGTCATTTTACCGATAAATATGGAAGAAAAGCAATGTATGTGATAGATCTCATATTTTTTGTAATTTTTGGTTTTTTGTCAGCTATTTCACAAAACATTTTTGAATTGATACTCTTCAGAATTCTCCTAGGCATAGGCATTGGGGCAGACTATCCAATTAGTTCAACATATATATCTGAATTTGCACCGGCAAAGTATAGGGGCAGAATAGTTTCTTTAACATTCATGTTTTGGGGTATAGGCTCTCTAACTGCTGCTGCGGTGGGGTTAAGCATGGTATCATTAGGGCCTGATGCCTGGAGATGGATGTTGTTTTCTGGAGTTTTGCCTGCAATAGTGGTAATATTGTTAAGGACCAGAATGCCGGAATCTCCCAGATGGTTGATTAGTCAAGGAGAGCGTAAAAAGGCTAATGAAGTGATCAATGATCTTGAAGCGAGGGCAGGTGTAGTTAAAAGCACTGAAAAATATAATTTAAAAGTGCCTGAAACCGATAAAGTGAAGGCATCAATGCTGTTATCTCCGTTTTATATTCGCAGAACTATCTTTTCATGGTTGCCATGGTTCTTTATGGACATTGCAGTTTACGGCATAGGCATTTTTTTGCCAACGATATTGCTAGGATTAGGATTTAAAACACATTTTGCATCTATTGAAGGCACTGCATTACTGGATATATTTGGAATTATTGGTTTTATTATTGCAATGTTTTTGATAGACCGGGTAGGAAGATTAAAGTTACAGGCTTTTGGATTTTTAGGGATGGCATTGTCTCTGATAATTTTAGCTTTTGCATATCCAACCACGATCTTAGCCATGTTCGTTTTATTTGCAATATTTCAACTGTCTATGAATGCAGGCCCTAACACAACGACATGGGTTATTGCAACAGAGTTGTTCCCTACCAGATTGAGAGCTACTGGACAAGGTACCTCAACTGCTTTTAGTAGAATGGGCGCGATCACAGGTGTATTCTTATTACCAATAATACTGGAGCTATTTGGAGTAGTTCCTATGCTGTTATTTGTAAGCATTGCTGCAATAATAGGTCTTGTTCTTACAGTTTCTCTGGGAGAAGAAACAAAAAATCTTTCACTGGAAGATGCATCAATGCTATTTCGAGAATTTTCGAAACTGATTGATGAGCTATTAACTAACATGAGGGCCTCAGCTAAAGAATTATATGAAATGGTCAGTTCATACGATAACCTAAAAATCAGGCAGAAGAAAATAAAAAGTATAGAGCATGATAATGATGAGGTTGTGCACAATATATTTAACAAGCTAAACAGATCTTTATCTGCGCCTATTGATGTAATTGACATTGCTGCACTGTCTAATGCTATTGACGATATTATTGATTTTATAGAAGCTACTAGCAATAGAATCGTTCTATATGAGATCAAAGAAAACACGCCTGAAATGATTGCTTTGACAGAGATAATAGTCAAATCTACAGAACAGCTGGAGATTGCTCTGAAAGAGATCAGAAAAATTAGAATTGGAGATTATCAAGATATCATTATAAAATGTAAAGAAATACATACTCTGGAAAACTATGCAGATGACATACTCGATTCTGCACTGGGAGAATTATTTAAACAATCTGATCCAATAAATATACTTAAGTTAAAAGAAATATATGAATATTTAGAAGCCGTTACAGATAAGTGTGAAGATGTTGCTGATGTTATCATGGATCTTACTGTAAAATACTCTTAA
- a CDS encoding PaaI family thioesterase has product MNEKMEALKELIVNDNFFKYIGAKVEKMEEGYCKISIDFKDNLTRYGNILNGGVISTLADSAGGCAVLSVNDGRDQLTVNLNISYLSAIKSGPVVAEATVLRSGKNIVYAEIDIFDGSGKKCAKAIGTWFFREIKI; this is encoded by the coding sequence ATGAACGAAAAGATGGAGGCACTTAAAGAACTGATTGTGAATGATAACTTTTTCAAGTATATAGGCGCTAAAGTAGAAAAAATGGAAGAAGGATATTGCAAAATATCTATTGATTTCAAAGACAATCTGACAAGATATGGAAATATACTAAATGGTGGGGTAATCTCCACACTTGCTGATTCTGCCGGAGGATGTGCAGTATTGAGCGTCAATGACGGCAGAGACCAGCTGACTGTGAACCTGAACATTTCATATTTGTCCGCTATAAAATCTGGTCCTGTTGTTGCAGAGGCTACGGTCCTGAGATCCGGAAAAAATATCGTTTACGCAGAAATTGATATATTTGATGGGTCTGGAAAAAAATGCGCAAAAGCTATCGGTACCTGGTTTTTCAGAGAAATAAAAATATAA
- the yciH gene encoding stress response translation initiation inhibitor YciH produces MSKVQHSENLKNMLDLSTVLRVSIDRRRYGKYMTIISGLENSDADIKELTKILKRNIATGGTYKDGKIELQGDHSEKVKKLLEELGYTVES; encoded by the coding sequence ATGAGTAAAGTACAACATTCAGAAAACTTAAAAAATATGTTGGATCTCAGCACTGTTTTAAGAGTCAGCATTGACAGAAGAAGATACGGAAAATATATGACTATCATAAGCGGCTTAGAAAATTCTGACGCAGATATCAAGGAATTAACTAAAATTTTAAAGAGAAATATTGCTACTGGTGGTACGTATAAAGATGGAAAAATAGAATTGCAGGGTGATCATTCTGAAAAAGTTAAAAAATTATTGGAAGAACTGGGATACACTGTTGAAAGCTAG
- a CDS encoding orc1/cdc6 family replication initiation protein — protein sequence MLTIFEKYISTSSKFEIKKEVLESSYIPDRLPHREREIDMLAREYYTVLNGEKPKNILIFGKTGTGKTAVAKYIGRELKKAEKFYGKKKLEYIYINCEMVDSTYSILQTIGNYIASEEQIPFTGWPLDRVYNVVKSNVDTWNGVLIIILDEIDRLIANAGDDILYRLLFLDSELKNSKISLLGISNELKFTEYLDARVKSRLNEEKIVFGPYNAIQIEDILLERVESSNLTEYIDNSAVKLAASIAAQEHGDARRAIDLLRYAVDIASQDGEYRIEEKHILAAKSKLEIDTVIETINTLPPQSKLILLCAILHDEAGKSQLTTSELFDGYKIITQKVGFPTLTVRRITDLISELDMLGLIRTKVKSFGRYGRTKIIELSIPSSEIKKLLLKDEYFSALSNFGFAKQTLLL from the coding sequence ATGTTAACAATATTTGAGAAATATATCAGTACTTCCTCAAAGTTTGAAATAAAGAAAGAAGTATTGGAAAGTTCGTATATACCAGACAGATTGCCACATAGAGAGCGAGAAATAGATATGTTAGCAAGAGAATATTATACTGTCTTAAATGGGGAAAAGCCAAAAAATATTCTGATATTTGGCAAGACTGGAACCGGCAAAACCGCCGTGGCTAAATACATAGGCAGAGAACTGAAAAAGGCAGAGAAATTTTATGGTAAGAAAAAACTGGAATACATATATATTAACTGCGAGATGGTTGATAGCACATATTCTATTTTACAAACGATAGGAAACTATATAGCTAGTGAAGAACAGATCCCATTTACAGGTTGGCCTCTGGACAGAGTATATAATGTTGTTAAATCCAATGTCGATACTTGGAACGGAGTATTAATAATAATTCTGGACGAAATAGATAGATTAATAGCCAACGCTGGAGATGATATATTATACAGGTTATTGTTTTTAGACTCAGAATTGAAAAACAGCAAAATATCATTGTTAGGTATCTCTAACGAGCTTAAATTTACAGAGTATCTTGATGCCAGGGTTAAAAGTAGATTAAATGAGGAAAAAATAGTTTTTGGGCCTTATAACGCTATACAGATTGAAGACATCTTGCTGGAACGGGTAGAAAGCTCAAATTTAACTGAATACATAGACAACTCTGCCGTTAAGCTCGCAGCAAGTATTGCTGCTCAAGAGCATGGCGACGCACGCAGAGCTATAGATCTTCTAAGATACGCAGTTGATATAGCAAGCCAAGATGGGGAGTACAGAATTGAAGAAAAACACATTTTAGCTGCTAAATCCAAGCTAGAGATAGATACAGTAATAGAAACAATCAATACATTACCACCACAATCTAAATTGATACTTTTGTGTGCTATCCTTCATGATGAAGCAGGTAAATCTCAGCTAACTACTTCTGAGTTATTTGATGGATATAAAATTATTACACAGAAAGTAGGATTTCCCACTCTTACGGTGAGAAGAATAACAGACCTAATATCCGAACTGGATATGCTTGGATTAATTCGCACGAAGGTAAAATCTTTCGGGAGATATGGCAGAACTAAGATTATAGAGCTATCTATCCCATCCTCCGAAATAAAAAAATTGTTACTGAAAGATGAATATTTTTCAGCATTAAGCAATTTTGGGTTTGCTAAGCAAACGTTACTTCTTTAG